The Candidatus Abyssobacteria bacterium SURF_5 genome has a window encoding:
- a CDS encoding SLC13/DASS family transporter — protein sequence MTEERSLETGLGTGKAGEIGRGEVTAIREASQLSRIFRGVDWKRILFMVGGISLFVLVYASPPWPDAVDPIGKHFELSREGKAAIGLFLLTATWWVFEVVPIGITSIMVGVVQALFLIRAAKTAFNDFMDPSVWFIFGSIIIGMAFSRTGLTKRMAYKMLTLVGERTSMIYLGCFVMTAALTLIMAHTAVAAAVYPLLMAIYTLYNDEDKPTRFGKGLFIGMAFVAGAGSIVTLLGAARGAVAIGFFKDMVGREISFFELSYYMFPLGWAMLFLLWAFFMVFFKPERKTIPGLRERAKALNARLGPISPTEILTLIIVFSAIAVLSLRSFIPILDPLNKSAIILITTILFFVFNILNIKDLEEIPWNIILLFGGAMSIGFCLWETGAANWIAVQWLVMFQHAPAFVFVLAIAFFVLVMTNFIMNVAAIAISLPVALVIAPYLGVAPEVILFASLATAGMPFLLLVGAAPNAIAYESKQFTSGEFFVAGIPASILLMALLALFVWLIWPLMGMPVLAN from the coding sequence ATGACGGAGGAGAGAAGTCTAGAGACCGGCCTGGGGACGGGAAAAGCCGGTGAAATAGGGCGAGGAGAGGTCACTGCCATCCGGGAAGCTTCGCAACTGAGCCGAATCTTCCGCGGCGTTGATTGGAAGCGGATTCTTTTCATGGTCGGCGGCATAAGCCTTTTTGTCCTGGTTTACGCCTCACCGCCTTGGCCCGATGCAGTTGACCCGATCGGGAAGCACTTCGAATTGAGTCGAGAGGGAAAAGCAGCGATTGGCTTATTTCTGCTGACAGCCACGTGGTGGGTTTTTGAGGTGGTCCCGATCGGTATAACCAGCATCATGGTTGGCGTGGTGCAGGCGTTGTTTCTTATCAGAGCGGCGAAGACGGCTTTCAACGATTTCATGGACCCGTCGGTGTGGTTCATCTTTGGGTCGATCATTATCGGCATGGCCTTTTCGAGGACCGGCCTGACGAAGAGGATGGCGTATAAGATGCTCACGCTGGTCGGCGAGCGGACCAGCATGATTTATCTTGGCTGCTTTGTGATGACTGCTGCGCTGACGCTTATCATGGCGCACACTGCGGTGGCGGCCGCTGTTTATCCGCTGCTGATGGCGATCTACACGCTATACAACGATGAAGACAAACCTACCCGTTTCGGCAAGGGACTCTTTATCGGGATGGCATTTGTGGCGGGCGCCGGCAGTATTGTAACGCTGCTTGGGGCCGCTCGCGGGGCGGTCGCGATCGGCTTTTTCAAGGACATGGTGGGCAGGGAGATCTCGTTTTTCGAATTGTCCTACTACATGTTTCCTCTGGGTTGGGCGATGCTGTTTCTGTTATGGGCGTTCTTCATGGTCTTCTTCAAACCGGAAAGAAAGACGATCCCGGGCCTGCGCGAGCGGGCGAAGGCGCTGAATGCGCGTCTGGGGCCGATTTCCCCCACTGAAATCCTAACTTTGATTATTGTTTTTTCGGCGATTGCGGTGCTGAGTCTTCGCTCCTTCATCCCGATTCTGGATCCGCTGAACAAGAGCGCGATCATCCTGATCACAACAATCCTGTTTTTCGTGTTCAACATCCTGAACATTAAAGATCTGGAGGAAATACCCTGGAATATCATCCTCTTATTCGGCGGGGCGATGAGCATTGGTTTTTGTCTGTGGGAAACCGGTGCAGCGAATTGGATCGCCGTACAATGGCTGGTCATGTTCCAGCATGCGCCTGCGTTTGTATTCGTCCTTGCGATTGCATTCTTTGTGCTGGTCATGACGAATTTCATCATGAACGTGGCGGCCATCGCGATTTCGCTGCCGGTGGCGCTTGTGATTGCGCCTTATCTTGGGGTAGCTCCCGAGGTAATCCTTTTCGCCTCGCTGGCCACTGCCGGCATGCCGTTCCTGCTGCTGGTGGGCGCGGCGCCGAACGCAATCGCCTATGAAAGCAAACAGTTCACCTCGGGCGAATTTTTCGTGGCGGGCATTCCCGCAAGTATTCTCCTGATGGCGCTGCTGGCGCTTTTCGTGTGGCTGATCTGGCCGCTGATGGGAATGCCGGTTTTAGCGAATTAG
- a CDS encoding CBS domain-containing protein, with product MEAKRAHEIMIPLDQYPHVSHKAALREVVEVMERSQLNVGGRNSLPRIVLVFDSEGKLVGQVRRRDILRGLEPDFLSSKPMQYRKKLFDVKVDPNLAELSYDHVLEGLGKRAERPVSDVMLPVVETVDFNDHIVKVIYELVDNNLSLLPVVKEGKVVGVVRSVDVLHEVAQLLL from the coding sequence ATGGAAGCTAAGCGCGCTCACGAGATCATGATCCCGCTGGATCAGTACCCGCACGTTTCGCACAAGGCCGCGTTGCGGGAGGTCGTTGAGGTGATGGAGCGGTCGCAATTGAATGTTGGGGGGCGCAATTCCCTTCCCCGGATCGTGCTGGTCTTCGATAGTGAAGGAAAGTTGGTCGGGCAAGTGCGCCGGCGCGACATTTTACGGGGACTCGAGCCCGATTTCCTTTCGAGCAAGCCGATGCAGTACCGCAAGAAGCTGTTCGATGTCAAAGTCGATCCGAATCTGGCTGAGCTTTCGTATGATCATGTGCTGGAGGGGTTGGGGAAGCGGGCGGAGAGGCCGGTAAGCGACGTCATGCTTCCGGTTGTCGAGACGGTCGATTTCAATGATCATATAGTCAAGGTCATTTACGAACTGGTGGACAACAACCTCAGCCTGCTCCCGGTGGTGAAGGAGGGCAAGGTTGTTGGAGTGGTTCGTTCCGTTGACGTGCTGCACGAAGTGGCGCAGCTCTTGCTCTAA
- a CDS encoding response regulator — MANEKVLLVDDEQEFTQTLSERMESRGLQVVTAENGPTALRKAEEESFDAIILDIMMPGMDGIETLRRLREINPKLQVIMLTGHATVKTGIEATKLGALDFLEKPADIKQLLEKIDQAKTNKMLLVEEENEEKIKKILKSKGW, encoded by the coding sequence ATGGCGAATGAGAAAGTTCTCTTGGTAGACGACGAGCAGGAGTTTACGCAAACACTGTCGGAACGGATGGAGTCGAGAGGACTCCAGGTTGTGACGGCCGAGAATGGCCCGACAGCCTTGAGGAAGGCTGAAGAGGAGTCGTTTGACGCAATCATCCTGGACATCATGATGCCCGGCATGGACGGCATCGAAACGCTGCGGCGGCTCCGCGAGATCAACCCGAAGCTGCAGGTGATCATGCTGACCGGACACGCGACCGTGAAAACCGGAATCGAAGCGACCAAGCTGGGAGCGCTCGATTTTCTGGAGAAACCGGCGGACATCAAACAGCTCTTGGAAAAGATCGACCAGGCAAAGACGAACAAGATGCTCCTGGTGGAAGAAGAGAACGAAGAAAAGATCAAGAAGATTCTGAAGAGCAAGGGGTGGTGA
- a CDS encoding sensor histidine kinase, translating into MTEKEIRILWEKELAFFGVVTASLSHEINNVVAIVGELTGLLDDLLSASEQGRPLNSEKLKGLSSRLSKQVDKGKIIIKRLNRFAHSVDDPVKQVNLGELLFLISAIAERFAFLKGICIKTEFDSADSVTVETDPFALQQAVFTCIQLALSTAGSNAVINIGLKPEASEIRIFVAGAPVADAADINEKREVLSILMKELGGRFEIKPAHNTEHSIALFIPRSLAGGRGRITP; encoded by the coding sequence ATGACGGAAAAGGAAATCCGCATCCTTTGGGAAAAAGAGCTGGCTTTTTTCGGAGTCGTTACAGCCAGTCTTTCGCACGAGATCAACAATGTGGTTGCGATCGTGGGTGAGCTGACCGGTTTGCTCGACGATCTTCTGTCTGCGAGTGAACAGGGGCGCCCGCTGAATTCCGAAAAATTGAAGGGGCTTTCCAGCAGACTGTCGAAACAGGTTGACAAGGGGAAAATAATCATTAAGCGCCTGAACCGCTTCGCGCACAGCGTCGACGACCCGGTGAAGCAGGTGAACCTTGGAGAGCTGCTGTTCCTGATATCCGCGATAGCTGAAAGATTCGCTTTCCTCAAAGGGATTTGCATCAAAACGGAATTTGATTCCGCTGATTCGGTGACTGTCGAGACCGATCCGTTCGCACTGCAGCAGGCGGTCTTCACGTGCATTCAGCTTGCGCTCTCGACGGCGGGCAGTAATGCAGTAATCAACATCGGCCTGAAGCCGGAGGCGTCGGAAATCAGGATTTTCGTGGCGGGCGCACCGGTTGCCGATGCCGCGGACATCAATGAAAAAAGAGAGGTCCTTTCGATTCTGATGAAAGAGTTGGGAGGACGTTTTGAGATAAAACCCGCGCATAATACTGAACACTCTATCGCGCTGTTCATCCCTCGCTCGCTGGCAGGCGGTAGAGGGCGGATTACCCCCTGA
- a CDS encoding response regulator, whose amino-acid sequence MKNHLRVLVIDDEEELVSALVERMMLRSIDAYGAITAREALRKLQEEDIDVVVLDVKMPGMDGLELLKKIKVKHPLVQVILLTGRGSEKECEVGLAEGAFDYLIKPIDIEELIGRMKLAANS is encoded by the coding sequence ATGAAAAATCACCTGCGCGTTCTCGTAATCGACGATGAAGAGGAGTTGGTATCCGCCCTGGTCGAGCGAATGATGTTGAGGTCGATAGACGCTTACGGCGCCATTACGGCCAGAGAGGCTCTTCGGAAGCTGCAAGAAGAAGACATCGACGTTGTGGTTCTCGATGTCAAGATGCCCGGCATGGACGGCCTCGAACTCTTGAAAAAGATCAAGGTGAAGCATCCGTTGGTGCAAGTGATTTTATTGACCGGGCGCGGTTCAGAAAAGGAATGCGAAGTCGGGCTTGCCGAGGGCGCTTTTGATTATCTGATCAAGCCGATTGATATCGAGGAGCTTATCGGAAGGATGAAACTGGCCGCAAACAGCTGA
- a CDS encoding sensor histidine kinase codes for METISRKDADRLAIRDRLKSFVRRVIPGGWWERENGEKRSSRYARLWRFTVLITAGVSVTPLIIITIYDYYQYREAFRQEMMYPILRLTSTMKHSMEFFLEERRSALAYIIEDKSFDELADQEILARILRNMKNTFGGFVDVGLIDSTGKQRTYVGPYELQGMNYQEQDWFNEVKLRGAYVSDVFMGYRKFPHFVVAVKHERQNGDFYVLRATIDTKVFNHQIYSLGLRPASDAFIINDKGIFQTASRFHGNVLTPAPIPVPPYSNRPEVVEEYDGSGNPYVLGYAYIDQSPFIFVVVKGPEDLMENWLGLRRRMFGFLAISVGIILLLIMGTSSYLVSRIRDADLRQAKALHHIQYSNKMASIGRLAAGVAHEVNNPLAIINEKAGLAKDLIALSNGFPQREKFEKLMDSILASVTRCSTITHRLLGFAKRMDVKTEKIDLEALIQEVLGFVEKEAGYRNIAVSVRSDNTLPSIESDRGQLQQVFLNIINNAIEELEGGGQIDILLREQDQETVEITISDNGRGIPEEHLHHIFEPFFTTKKDYGTGLGLSITYGIMEKLGGGISVRSKVGQGTSFIVALPIRKPPL; via the coding sequence TTGGAAACGATTAGCAGAAAAGACGCGGACCGGCTTGCTATCCGGGACAGATTGAAATCGTTTGTGCGAAGAGTCATACCCGGCGGCTGGTGGGAAAGGGAAAACGGCGAAAAGCGCTCCTCCCGTTATGCGCGCCTGTGGCGTTTCACCGTTCTGATCACGGCCGGCGTCTCAGTCACTCCTCTCATTATCATCACGATCTACGATTATTACCAATATCGCGAAGCGTTTCGCCAGGAGATGATGTACCCCATTCTCCGCCTCACGTCAACGATGAAGCACTCGATGGAATTCTTCCTGGAGGAGCGGCGTTCCGCTCTGGCTTATATCATCGAGGATAAATCATTTGATGAACTCGCAGATCAGGAAATCCTTGCTCGAATCCTGCGGAACATGAAGAATACTTTCGGCGGCTTTGTGGATGTCGGGCTGATCGACTCGACGGGCAAGCAGCGGACCTACGTCGGACCATACGAGCTTCAGGGGATGAATTATCAGGAACAGGATTGGTTCAACGAGGTCAAGCTGCGGGGCGCCTACGTGAGCGATGTCTTTATGGGGTACCGCAAATTTCCTCATTTTGTGGTGGCCGTGAAACACGAGAGACAGAACGGCGATTTCTACGTGCTGCGGGCGACCATCGACACGAAGGTGTTCAATCACCAGATTTACTCGCTGGGTCTGAGGCCGGCGAGCGACGCGTTCATTATCAACGATAAAGGGATTTTTCAAACTGCCTCTCGTTTCCACGGAAATGTGCTCACCCCCGCCCCGATTCCGGTTCCGCCATACTCCAACAGGCCTGAAGTGGTCGAGGAATATGATGGAAGCGGGAACCCATACGTCCTCGGCTACGCCTACATAGATCAATCGCCGTTCATCTTCGTTGTCGTGAAGGGGCCCGAGGATTTGATGGAGAACTGGCTCGGGCTGCGGCGGCGCATGTTCGGGTTTCTTGCGATCAGTGTCGGGATTATTCTTCTCCTGATCATGGGCACCTCATCATATCTGGTCTCGCGCATTCGCGACGCCGACTTACGCCAGGCGAAGGCGCTTCATCATATCCAATATTCAAACAAAATGGCGTCGATAGGCAGGCTGGCGGCTGGCGTGGCGCATGAGGTGAATAATCCTTTGGCCATCATCAATGAAAAAGCGGGCCTTGCCAAGGACCTGATTGCGCTTTCGAACGGATTTCCGCAGAGGGAGAAGTTCGAAAAGCTGATGGATTCCATTCTCGCCTCCGTCACGCGCTGCAGCACGATCACGCATCGCCTGCTCGGTTTTGCGAAGCGGATGGACGTGAAGACCGAGAAGATCGACCTTGAGGCGCTTATACAAGAAGTTCTCGGTTTTGTGGAGAAGGAGGCGGGCTACCGCAACATCGCGGTCAGCGTCCGGAGCGACAACACGCTGCCATCCATCGAGAGCGATCGCGGCCAATTGCAGCAGGTGTTCTTGAACATCATCAATAATGCGATCGAGGAACTCGAGGGGGGCGGACAGATAGATATTTTGCTGAGAGAGCAGGACCAGGAGACCGTGGAGATAACCATTTCGGACAACGGGCGCGGTATTCCAGAGGAGCATCTTCACCATATTTTTGAACCGTTTTTCACGACGAAAAAGGATTATGGCACCGGCCTCGGTCTCTCGATTACGTATGGGATCATGGAGAAGCTGGGGGGGGGCATCAGCGTGAGGAGCAAGGTGGGCCAGGGCACAAGTTTTATCGTTGCGCTGCCGATCAGGAAGCCGCCTCTATAG
- a CDS encoding response regulator, with translation MPVVTIFSASFCRGDEVAGTVAAKLGYSCINGQVLSWAAKEFGVPEEKLHRTLHGSTSLLEKFVHEKERHIAYIKAAIAHLVQSDNVVYHGFAGHLLPRTISHVLKVCLVANRDYRIPLAMEEAGIGKRDALKRIQKDDEERKKWTQHLFDLGPWDKSLYDIKIPMQTTSPGETAELICTNARSDAVRTTASSLKMMNDFAFASRVNVALVERGHDVDVVSDSGNVTILINKYTVRLESLKNELREIAGGIPGVRNIEVRVGPKYKRPAIYPAVEFELPSKVLLVDDEREFVQTLSERLQMRDLSTAVVYNGEEALSYLNEEEPEVMILDLRMPGIDGVDVLRRVKKEHPNVEVIILTGHGTEKDAILTRELGAFAYLEKPVEIEKLAQTVKAAYEKIRKEKVAKKLGND, from the coding sequence ATGCCTGTTGTAACGATTTTCAGCGCTTCATTTTGCAGAGGAGATGAGGTCGCCGGAACGGTTGCCGCCAAGCTCGGGTATTCCTGCATCAATGGACAGGTGCTGAGCTGGGCGGCAAAGGAGTTTGGCGTTCCCGAGGAGAAACTTCACCGGACTCTTCACGGTTCGACCTCGCTGTTGGAAAAGTTTGTCCACGAGAAGGAGCGGCATATTGCCTATATCAAAGCCGCGATTGCGCACCTGGTTCAGAGTGACAACGTCGTTTATCACGGCTTTGCCGGGCATCTTCTGCCAAGGACGATCAGCCACGTCTTGAAGGTGTGCCTGGTCGCCAATCGCGACTACCGGATTCCGCTCGCGATGGAGGAGGCGGGAATCGGCAAAAGGGACGCGCTGAAAAGGATTCAGAAGGATGACGAAGAGCGAAAGAAGTGGACGCAGCACTTGTTTGATCTCGGCCCGTGGGACAAGAGCCTTTATGACATAAAGATTCCGATGCAAACGACTTCGCCGGGTGAGACGGCCGAACTGATCTGCACCAATGCCCGCTCGGATGCGGTCCGAACGACGGCGAGTTCATTGAAGATGATGAACGATTTCGCTTTTGCAAGCCGGGTGAATGTTGCGCTCGTGGAACGGGGACACGATGTCGATGTTGTTTCCGACAGCGGAAACGTTACTATCCTCATCAATAAGTACACCGTGAGGCTCGAGAGCCTGAAGAATGAGCTGCGGGAAATAGCAGGCGGGATACCGGGGGTAAGGAATATCGAAGTGCGAGTCGGCCCGAAGTACAAGCGCCCGGCAATTTATCCTGCGGTCGAATTCGAGCTTCCGTCAAAGGTGCTGTTGGTGGACGACGAGCGGGAATTCGTGCAAACCCTCTCGGAGCGTCTCCAGATGCGGGACCTTTCGACTGCGGTCGTATATAACGGCGAGGAAGCCCTCTCCTATTTGAATGAAGAAGAGCCCGAAGTTATGATTCTCGACCTGCGCATGCCCGGAATTGATGGAGTGGATGTGTTGCGGCGCGTCAAGAAGGAGCATCCGAATGTCGAGGTGATCATTCTCACCGGTCATGGAACCGAAAAAGACGCGATTCTGACTCGCGAACTCGGGGCATTCGCCTATTTAGAGAAGCCCGTGGAAATTGAAAAACTCGCACAGACGGTAAAAGCTGCCTATGAAAAGATAAGAAAAGAAAAGGTGGCTAAGAAGCTTGGAAACGATTAG
- a CDS encoding response regulator translates to MRERSAGMEEEKGIQVLIVDDEDRFRVTTAATLKKRGFAVKAAASGIEAIEELKKSEVDVVILDIKMPSMDGHQTLRELKKLKPNLEVIMLTGYGSLGSALADRRRGVFAFLTKPCSIDFLAERIEEAFAKKKGVPEYSRRARDIMVPFFALMSRVRADQSVAEAVDVVLQFFDEPFREGKPHDSLHRPILVTDEEERVIGVISFSDLLRALQEPCAGLMEKDSLSSHSIYLEASSYVGGFATMVRENASRTVRGLLPPKPTTIDENAELMEATEKILSLKVTNLLVVDQNVPVGVLREKDLFLEMAKIIKDHQMEPQATPKAGLEGVCPSLFDTMKTTHVR, encoded by the coding sequence ATGCGAGAAAGGAGCGCCGGGATGGAAGAGGAGAAAGGCATCCAGGTATTGATTGTCGATGATGAAGATCGGTTCCGAGTCACGACCGCAGCCACGCTGAAGAAGCGCGGCTTTGCCGTCAAGGCGGCCGCCAGCGGAATCGAGGCGATCGAAGAACTGAAGAAAAGCGAAGTGGACGTGGTAATCCTGGACATCAAGATGCCCTCGATGGACGGGCATCAGACACTGCGGGAACTAAAGAAACTCAAGCCGAATCTCGAGGTGATCATGCTTACCGGCTACGGATCGCTCGGTTCCGCGCTTGCCGACCGGCGCCGGGGCGTATTTGCATTTCTCACGAAGCCGTGCAGCATCGATTTTCTGGCCGAGCGGATTGAGGAAGCGTTTGCAAAGAAAAAGGGAGTTCCCGAATACAGTCGCCGCGCCCGGGATATCATGGTGCCGTTTTTCGCGTTGATGAGCAGAGTCCGTGCCGATCAATCAGTGGCGGAGGCGGTTGATGTCGTGCTCCAATTTTTTGACGAACCGTTTCGTGAAGGCAAGCCGCATGATTCGCTCCACCGTCCGATTCTCGTAACCGATGAAGAAGAGCGGGTCATCGGCGTCATCAGCTTTTCCGATCTTTTACGAGCCCTCCAGGAGCCGTGCGCGGGACTGATGGAAAAGGATTCTCTCAGTTCCCATTCGATATACCTGGAGGCCTCAAGCTATGTGGGCGGTTTTGCCACGATGGTGCGTGAGAACGCTTCCAGAACCGTGAGAGGACTTCTTCCCCCCAAGCCGACCACTATTGATGAGAATGCGGAATTGATGGAAGCCACGGAGAAAATTCTCTCACTCAAAGTGACCAACCTGCTGGTGGTCGACCAGAATGTTCCCGTGGGAGTCCTCAGGGAAAAAGATTTGTTTCTCGAGATGGCCAAGATAATCAAGGACCATCAGATGGAACCGCAGGCGACGCCGAAGGCGGGGCTCGAAGGGGTTTGTCCGTCCCTGTTTGACACAATGAAGACAACTCACGTAAGATAG
- a CDS encoding response regulator yields the protein MDKKNIRVLVVDDEERFRKTATATLKKRGFEVEAVGSGLEAINNLKTNDFDVVVLDVKMPGMDGNEALREIKILKPDLEVVMLTAHGTVDSALAGWRDQVFAYLTKPIDVDILAEKIRDAAAKRRGIDSALWYTVWKDRVDITD from the coding sequence ATGGACAAGAAAAACATCCGAGTGCTGGTGGTGGACGACGAGGAGAGGTTTCGAAAGACCGCGACTGCGACGCTGAAGAAGCGGGGATTCGAAGTGGAGGCGGTGGGGAGCGGTCTTGAGGCGATCAATAATCTGAAGACGAACGATTTTGATGTTGTGGTGTTGGATGTCAAGATGCCGGGAATGGACGGCAACGAGGCGCTGAGGGAGATCAAGATTCTCAAACCCGACCTCGAGGTGGTCATGCTTACGGCGCATGGAACAGTCGATTCGGCGCTCGCCGGATGGCGCGATCAGGTGTTTGCGTATCTGACGAAACCGATCGACGTCGATATTCTGGCCGAGAAAATAAGGGACGCAGCCGCCAAACGAAGGGGCATCGACAGCGCTCTCTGGTACACCGTATGGAAGGACCGGGTGGATATAACCGACTGA
- a CDS encoding response regulator has product MLGIETIHVLIVDDEERFRANTATILRKRGFSVTAVGSGIEAIEEIKKNQYHVVVLDIKMPGMDGHEALREIKRIKPDLEVIMLTGHGTPESAFTGLREGVFDYLGKPCDIDLLSRKIRSAYAKERGVVKEEARVKDVMVPLSSFSTVHEDCTVGEAIEIILRSFQAAISTATIHESVHRSTLILDDRDRVIGVLSFTDILEGLQPEYMRMAKNQRPMMADTVSQFLEAPNYSGIFTVMARDLAKKKVRDLMSEAPPTIEGDDNLMAAASKILALKVRRLLVTEQGRPIGVIREQDLIFEIANIIRGTRPPR; this is encoded by the coding sequence ATGTTAGGCATCGAAACCATTCACGTACTGATCGTAGACGACGAGGAACGATTTCGGGCGAACACCGCGACAATTCTGCGCAAGCGCGGGTTCTCGGTAACCGCCGTAGGGAGCGGGATCGAAGCGATCGAGGAGATAAAGAAGAACCAATACCACGTGGTCGTGCTCGACATCAAGATGCCGGGCATGGACGGCCACGAAGCGCTTCGGGAGATAAAGAGGATCAAGCCTGATCTCGAGGTCATCATGCTGACCGGGCACGGGACGCCCGAGTCCGCGTTTACGGGCCTGAGGGAAGGAGTGTTCGATTACCTGGGGAAGCCATGCGACATCGACCTGCTCTCCCGCAAGATTCGCAGCGCGTACGCCAAAGAGAGAGGGGTAGTCAAGGAAGAGGCGCGGGTGAAGGATGTCATGGTTCCGTTGTCCTCATTCAGCACCGTACATGAGGATTGCACCGTTGGAGAAGCGATCGAGATCATTCTGCGCTCATTCCAGGCGGCAATCAGCACGGCCACCATTCATGAGTCGGTTCATCGTTCGACGCTGATTTTGGATGATCGCGACCGTGTTATCGGGGTGCTCAGCTTCACCGATATCCTCGAGGGGCTCCAGCCGGAGTACATGAGGATGGCGAAGAATCAGCGCCCGATGATGGCCGATACCGTCAGCCAATTCCTCGAAGCTCCCAATTATTCGGGGATTTTCACGGTTATGGCGCGGGACCTGGCCAAGAAGAAGGTGCGGGACCTGATGTCTGAAGCTCCTCCGACGATCGAAGGAGACGATAATTTGATGGCCGCGGCCAGTAAAATTCTTGCCTTGAAAGTACGGCGCTTGCTGGTGACGGAGCAGGGCAGGCCAATCGGCGTAATCCGCGAGCAGGATTTGATTTTCGAGATAGCGAACATCATCCGGGGAACGAGACCTCCGCGGTAA